In Populus nigra chromosome 1, ddPopNigr1.1, whole genome shotgun sequence, one genomic interval encodes:
- the LOC133681053 gene encoding histone-lysine N-methyltransferase, H3 lysine-9 specific SUVH1-like: MVMEGGGSGNNSTPIIDKTRVLDVEPLRTLVPVFPSSSKAPPFGPYSSGFAPFYPFSAPQGSQATPDLNQQTHTTPAAPLRSFRATESNGDAFDGEYESYDGSTGSAKRKPKSSSQKRARKIQDLDFTLSVDENNFVVGVSLSERDDGNREVVHSIQMRFDALRRRLSQLEDAKESPAGIIRRADLKAGNILMTKQVRTNMRKRIGTVPGVEIGDIFFFRMEMCLLGLHAPSMAGIDYMSVRNDLEEEPLAVSIVSSGYYDDDAEDKDVLIYSGQGGAANKDKGATDQKLERGNLALERSLRRGNEVRVIRGMKDSVNQTSKVYVYDGLFRIQESWVEKAKSGCNIFKYKLVRIPGQPDAFGVWKSIEKWREGLSSRAGLILPDLTSGAESMPVALVNDVDEEKGPAYFTYVSTVKYSKSFKLTQPAYGCNCRNACQPGNLNCSCIRKNEGNFPYTANGVLVCRAPMIHECGPTCPCFPNCKNRASQTGLKARLEVFKTKDRGWGLRSWDSFRAGTFICEYAGEVIEKVSQVGEGEGDGYVFDTTHVYESFKWNYEPGLVEEDGSIEAIEEPNVPSPLVISSKNVGNVARFMNHSCYPNVFWQPIMYENNNESFIHIAFFAMRHIPPMTELTFDYGKSCSGEAAADGGSTSRGRRKCLCGAPICRGYFG; the protein is encoded by the coding sequence ATGGTAATGGAAGGAGGTGGATCAGGTAATAATTCAACACCTATAATTGATAAGACAAGAGTTTTGGATGTGGAACCACTGCGTACTTTAGTACCGGTGTTTCCTTCTAGTTCCAAAGCACCACCATTTGGGCCTTACTCATCTGGGTTTGCACCATTTTATCCTTTTAGTGCACCACAGGGTTCACAAGCAACACCTGACCTTAACCAACAGACACACACCACTCCTGCAGCTCCCCTTCGCTCGTTTAGAGCTACAGAGTCCAACGGGGATGCTTTTGATGGAGAATATGAGTCCTATGACGGTAGCACGGGCTCAGCTAAGCGGAAACCCAAGTCTTCTTCGCAGAAAAGAGCGAGGAAGATTCAAGATTTGGATTTTACCTTGTCTGTTGATGAGAATAATTTTGTTGTAGGAGTTAGTTTGTCTGAAAGGGATGATGGTAACAGGGAAGTAGTTCATAGTATACAAATGAGGTTCGATGCACTTAGGAGAAGGCTTAGTCAATTAGAAGATGCTAAGGAATCGCCTGCTGGGATTATTAGGCGGGCGGATCTGAAAGCAGGGAATATTTTGATGACTAAACAGGTGCGAACAAATATGAGGAAGAGAATTGGAACAGTTCCTGGAGTTGAGATTGgcgatattttctttttccgaATGGAAATGTGCTTACTGGGATTGCATGCTCCATCCATGGCTGGGATTGACTACATGTCAGTGAGGAATGATTTAGAGGAAGAACCGCTGGCTGTAAGTATCGTTTCGTCTGGTtattatgatgatgatgcagAGGATAAGGATGTTTTAATATACAGTGGGCAGGGAGGGGCTGCCAACAAGGATAAAGGAGCAACTGATCAGAAGCTTGAGAGGGGTAACCTTGCATTAGAGAGGAGTTTGCGCCGGGGCAATGAAGTGAGAGTCATTCGGGGTATGAAAGACTCTGTCAATCAAACGTCAAAGGTCTATGTATATGATGGCCTGTTTAGGATCCAGGAGTCGTGGGTGGAGAAGGCAAAATCTGGTTGCAATATTTTCAAGTATAAGTTGGTTAGAATTCCTGGGCAGCCAGATGCTTTTGGTGTTTGGAAATCAATTGAGAAGTGGAGGGAAGGGCTTTCCTCAAGGGCTGGACTAATTCTTCCAGATCTCACTTCAGGGGCTGAAAGCATGCCTGTTGCACTCGTAAACGATGTTGATGAAGAGAAGGGGCCTGCTTACTTCACATATGTCTCCACTGTCAAGTATtctaaatcatttaaattaacACAGCCTGCTTATGGTTGCAACtgtcgaaatgcatgccaaccaGGCAATTTGAACTGCTCCTGCATAAGAAAAAATGAAGGTAACTTCCCGTACACTGCCAATGGAGTTTTAGTCTGCCGGGCTCCAATGATACATGAATGTGGTCCCACATGTCCATGCTTCCCTAATTGCAAAAATCGGGCATCTCAGACTGGCTTAAAAGCTCGTTTGGAAGTGTTCAAAACAAAGGACAGAGGTTGGGGCCTGCGGTCATGGGATTCTTTTCGTGCGGGTACTTTTATTTGTGAATATGCTGGTGAAGTGATAGAAAAGGTTAGCCAGGTAGGAGAAGGTGAAGGTGATGGTTATGTGTTTGATACCACCCACGTGTATGAATCTTTCAAGTGGAACTATGAACCTGGGTTAGTAGAGGAGGACGGTTCTATTGAAGCTATCGAGGAACCCAATGTCCCATCTCCCTTGGTCATAAGCTCAAAGAATGTTGGAAATGTAGCTCGATTCATGAATCACAGTTGTTATCCAAATGTTTTCTGGCAGCCAATTATGTACGAAAACAACAATGAATCTTTTATCCACATTGCCTTTTTTGCAATGAGACACATCCCCCCTATGACAGAGTTGACTTTCGATTATGGGAAATCTTGCTCGGGTGAGGCTGCAGCTGATGGTGGGAGCACATCACGTGGAAGAAGGAAATGTTTATGTGGAGCTCCAATCTGCCGGGGCTACTTTGGTTGA